A single region of the Marinobacter nanhaiticus D15-8W genome encodes:
- a CDS encoding ABC transporter substrate-binding protein, translating into MSFARLALASLMLTFVCAMQAAAAVNIGFNYPQTGRYKDQGLQERLGAFMAMEEINQAGGIMGEPIELVIRNNSSDPKQGAANTAEMIDKYDAKMVFGGVSSAVAISSGEAARQRDRLYFGTLTYSNATTGSAGHTHMFREPYNAWMAAKAISKYLASQYAGQKFYYITADYTWGWSTEDSMRRFTDTMDKQAHPGVKTPFPRAYISDFRSALESAEASDADVLVMVLFGDDMVRALSMAYEMGIKDKMQVVVPNITLGMAQDVGPTIMEGVIGGAPWVWEVPYKYNYPRGIQFVEDFVSRYEMRPSSAAASAYSILYQYKEAVERAGTFNTSAVIRALEGYRYSLLKDEQEWRAFDHQNVQTVYVVKSKPREEVMKDPLGADYFEIVDTLDGNSAAKTLEEWQEERRAANKPTSL; encoded by the coding sequence ATGTCATTCGCGCGACTGGCATTGGCCAGCCTGATGCTTACCTTCGTCTGCGCCATGCAGGCTGCCGCCGCTGTCAATATCGGCTTTAACTACCCACAAACCGGACGTTACAAGGACCAGGGCCTGCAGGAACGGCTCGGCGCGTTCATGGCCATGGAGGAAATCAACCAGGCCGGCGGGATCATGGGCGAGCCCATCGAACTGGTCATTCGCAACAACAGCAGCGACCCCAAACAGGGCGCCGCCAACACCGCCGAGATGATCGATAAGTATGACGCCAAGATGGTCTTTGGCGGTGTCTCCAGTGCGGTGGCCATCTCATCGGGTGAAGCTGCCCGCCAGCGTGACCGCCTCTATTTCGGCACCCTGACCTACTCCAACGCCACTACGGGTAGTGCCGGTCATACGCACATGTTCCGCGAGCCGTACAATGCCTGGATGGCGGCCAAGGCCATCAGTAAGTACCTGGCCTCCCAATACGCCGGTCAGAAATTCTATTACATCACCGCTGACTACACTTGGGGCTGGTCCACCGAAGATTCCATGCGTCGCTTCACCGACACGATGGACAAGCAAGCCCATCCCGGCGTCAAGACGCCCTTCCCCCGCGCCTATATCTCCGACTTTCGCAGTGCGCTTGAATCAGCTGAGGCCAGCGATGCCGACGTACTGGTGATGGTGCTTTTCGGCGATGATATGGTTCGCGCCTTGAGTATGGCCTACGAAATGGGAATCAAGGACAAGATGCAGGTGGTCGTTCCCAATATCACGCTGGGCATGGCGCAGGATGTTGGCCCCACGATCATGGAAGGTGTCATTGGCGGCGCACCCTGGGTGTGGGAAGTGCCCTATAAATACAACTATCCGCGCGGCATACAGTTCGTGGAAGACTTCGTCAGCCGCTACGAGATGCGTCCGTCATCAGCCGCAGCTTCAGCCTACAGCATCCTCTACCAATACAAGGAAGCCGTTGAACGTGCCGGCACTTTCAACACGTCAGCCGTTATCCGTGCCCTGGAGGGCTATCGCTATAGTCTTCTCAAGGATGAGCAGGAATGGCGGGCCTTTGATCACCAGAACGTACAGACCGTCTATGTGGTCAAGAGCAAGCCCCGCGAAGAAGTCATGAAGGATCCGCTGGGCGCGGACTACTTTGAGATTGTCGATACGCTGGATGGAAATTCCGCCGCGAAGACCCTGGAAGAATGGCAGGAAGAGCGTCGCGCTGCCAACAAGCCCACGAGCCTATAG
- the glpK gene encoding glycerol kinase GlpK: MTRYLLAIDQGTTSSRAMIFDDRGEFCAVSQQEFPQHFPDSGWVEHDPEDIWNSVVETCRGALKEASLSAGDIAGIGITNQRETTVIWDRATGKPIYNAIVWQDRRSAKYCEQLKADGHEPMIQEKTGLLVDPYFSATKIRWILDQVPGAQERAEKGELAFGTIDTFLLWRLTGGKSHYTDATNASRTLIFNIHTQAWDPDLLGIFNIPGQILPEVLDSSDEFGDIEADLLGESIPVYGMAGDQQAALFGQTCFREGMAKSTYGTGCFLMLNTGDKPLRSNYRLLTTVAYRINGKPTYAQEGSIFIAGAAIQWLRDGLKLIRIAQETESLAQQTPANHGVYLVPAFTGLGAPHWDPKARGAIFGLTRDTGIKEIVTAGLQSVCYQTKDLQKAMEKDGLRPTALRVDGGMVENSWLLQFLANILGATVDRPKLIETTALGAAYLAGLKAGVFDSLETLEGLWQCDRSFKPEMTKEERDRLYEGWVEAVDRLQSH; the protein is encoded by the coding sequence ATGACGAGATACCTCTTGGCGATCGACCAGGGCACCACCAGTTCCCGGGCCATGATCTTCGACGACAGGGGCGAATTCTGCGCGGTCAGCCAGCAGGAGTTTCCGCAGCATTTTCCAGACAGCGGATGGGTCGAGCACGATCCGGAGGATATCTGGAATTCTGTGGTCGAAACCTGCCGCGGCGCACTCAAGGAAGCCAGCCTGAGTGCCGGCGATATTGCTGGTATCGGTATCACCAACCAGCGTGAAACTACGGTCATTTGGGATCGGGCGACCGGCAAACCCATCTATAACGCGATCGTGTGGCAGGATCGGCGTTCGGCGAAGTACTGCGAGCAGTTGAAGGCGGACGGGCACGAGCCGATGATTCAGGAGAAGACCGGGCTGCTGGTCGACCCCTACTTTTCCGCGACGAAGATCCGCTGGATTCTGGATCAGGTGCCCGGCGCGCAGGAGCGGGCTGAAAAGGGCGAGCTGGCCTTCGGCACGATAGATACTTTCCTGCTATGGCGTCTTACAGGCGGCAAATCGCACTACACCGATGCGACGAACGCCTCGCGCACACTGATCTTCAACATCCACACCCAGGCCTGGGATCCGGACTTACTGGGTATTTTTAACATTCCCGGACAGATACTGCCGGAGGTCCTGGACTCATCTGACGAGTTTGGCGATATCGAAGCTGATCTGCTCGGTGAATCCATTCCGGTGTACGGGATGGCGGGTGACCAGCAGGCGGCGCTATTTGGACAAACCTGCTTCCGCGAGGGCATGGCCAAGAGCACGTACGGCACCGGCTGTTTCCTGATGCTTAACACCGGCGACAAGCCGCTACGTTCAAATTATCGGCTGTTGACGACCGTCGCCTATCGCATCAATGGCAAGCCGACATACGCCCAGGAAGGCAGCATCTTTATTGCTGGTGCGGCTATCCAGTGGCTGCGCGATGGTCTAAAGCTAATCCGCATTGCACAGGAAACCGAGTCCCTGGCGCAGCAGACGCCTGCCAATCATGGGGTTTACCTGGTTCCCGCGTTTACCGGACTGGGTGCTCCCCATTGGGATCCCAAGGCAAGGGGCGCGATTTTCGGCCTGACTCGGGATACCGGCATCAAGGAAATCGTCACCGCTGGCCTGCAATCGGTGTGTTACCAGACCAAGGACCTGCAGAAGGCGATGGAGAAGGATGGTCTGCGGCCGACCGCTTTGCGCGTGGATGGCGGTATGGTGGAGAACAGCTGGTTACTGCAATTCCTTGCCAATATTCTCGGGGCTACCGTTGATCGTCCGAAACTGATCGAAACCACGGCGCTTGGTGCAGCCTATCTCGCGGGGCTCAAGGCCGGTGTTTTTGACTCGCTGGAGACCCTGGAAGGTCTTTGGCAATGCGATCGCAGCTTCAAGCCGGAAATGACCAAGGAAGAGCGCGACCGTCTCTATGAAGGCTGGGTCGAAGCCGTCGATCGTCTGCAAAGTCACTAG
- a CDS encoding M24 family metallopeptidase gives MDFTTYERQLREVLTERETAFSDAEYTRRCQALDRRLEQAGLDALLITQPADIYYLTGYNTFEVSVHTALAYSPGLAVLQVPSIETGPAVATARCDSILGYRWEDPREVLDPLADVLSGMGRRVGLDYWGGGLRSGIVSGLKQRLSGHQWLDGSGLLGLIRRVKSGEELVCLAQSARITEAGIRGAREAVAAGTTDSEVAAAAANALHGAGSEFMSMQPIVVAGTRSSIIHTNHRRFPIQAGDSVFLELGSAYQRYTAPMMHTVVAGNQPADPNMLKWADNCRRIYETLIDAMVPGNTFEEAARHAASAWEDQVDEAFFSGVYGYTVGAQFPPSWVEGSGFIARGQTDRFEENMVFHLPLCFRLPGKWGMAFSETVRVSAEGAQPLTGNLWQLDVVGR, from the coding sequence ATGGATTTCACGACCTACGAAAGGCAGCTCCGGGAAGTTCTCACCGAGCGTGAAACCGCTTTCAGTGATGCCGAATATACCCGGCGCTGCCAGGCGCTGGATCGCCGGCTGGAACAGGCTGGCCTGGATGCGCTGTTGATCACCCAGCCAGCGGATATCTATTACCTGACCGGCTACAACACCTTTGAAGTTTCTGTCCATACGGCTTTGGCTTATTCGCCCGGGCTCGCGGTTCTCCAGGTTCCCTCCATAGAAACCGGCCCAGCCGTCGCCACCGCACGCTGCGACAGCATCCTCGGCTATCGCTGGGAAGATCCACGAGAAGTACTCGATCCGCTGGCGGATGTCCTGTCGGGTATGGGGCGTCGCGTCGGCCTCGACTATTGGGGGGGCGGCTTACGGAGCGGGATTGTGTCCGGTCTGAAGCAGCGTCTTTCAGGGCATCAATGGCTCGACGGCTCGGGGTTGCTGGGGCTTATTCGTCGCGTTAAGTCGGGTGAGGAGTTGGTGTGTCTCGCGCAGTCGGCGCGGATCACGGAGGCGGGTATTCGAGGTGCCCGTGAGGCGGTGGCCGCCGGAACGACCGACAGTGAAGTGGCTGCCGCGGCCGCAAACGCCTTGCATGGTGCCGGTAGCGAGTTCATGAGCATGCAGCCGATCGTCGTCGCGGGTACTCGCAGCAGCATCATACACACGAACCATCGGCGTTTTCCTATCCAGGCGGGGGACTCCGTGTTTCTTGAGCTGGGTTCGGCATACCAGCGTTATACGGCGCCGATGATGCATACGGTTGTCGCCGGCAACCAGCCCGCTGATCCAAATATGCTGAAATGGGCTGACAACTGCCGGCGGATCTACGAGACGCTGATCGACGCCATGGTGCCGGGAAATACGTTTGAAGAAGCAGCCCGGCATGCAGCGAGTGCCTGGGAGGATCAGGTTGACGAGGCCTTTTTCTCGGGCGTCTACGGCTACACCGTGGGCGCGCAGTTCCCACCGTCCTGGGTTGAGGGCTCGGGCTTTATCGCACGTGGCCAAACGGACCGGTTTGAGGAGAATATGGTCTTTCATCTTCCCCTGTGTTTTCGTCTTCCCGGCAAGTGGGGGATGGCCTTTAGCGAGACGGTCCGGGTTTCGGCCGAAGGCGCCCAGCCGCTGACGGGCAACCTTTGGCAGCTCGACGTGGTGGGGCGGTAA
- the glpD gene encoding glycerol-3-phosphate dehydrogenase produces MSPDTTEYDLIVVGGGVNGTGIAMDAAGRGLKVMLCEMNDLASATSSSSSKLIHGGLRYLEHYEFKLVRQALAERESLLRNAPHIMWPMRFRLPYQSHLRPAWMIRTGLFLYDHLAKRELLKGSNSIQFNGNSPLVSEIKKGFEYSDGWVDDARLVVLTAKGAQEKGADVRTRTRCSRAERDGKHWNVTLTDQLTGEETRLRAKAMVNATGPWVSSLFKDTLNIPAPKQIRMVKGSHIVVPKIHNEPEAYILQNADERIIFVIPYEDDFSLVGTTDVDYEGDPKKAVISKEETEYLIGIVNDYFKNKLTPSDVVWSYSGVRPLMDDEGGDAQKASRDYSFEVDGGKNNAPLISVFGGKITTYRKLAEAATDRICGFFPEAGDRWTRTAALPGGNFLSQDDLLNEFKIEFPWLPSGLAHRYVRTYGTRTRTMLEGCESMDEMGKHFGANLYAREIDYLADHEWARDAEDVVWRRTKLGLRLTAGELSGIQDYLDHRSQAPAHEVAHSA; encoded by the coding sequence ATGAGCCCTGACACCACAGAATACGATCTCATTGTCGTTGGCGGCGGCGTCAACGGGACAGGCATAGCCATGGACGCAGCAGGACGGGGTCTCAAGGTCATGCTGTGCGAAATGAACGACCTTGCCTCGGCCACGTCGTCCAGCAGCAGCAAACTGATCCATGGTGGATTACGCTATCTGGAACACTATGAATTCAAGCTGGTACGCCAGGCCCTGGCTGAGCGGGAATCCCTGCTACGCAACGCGCCGCACATCATGTGGCCCATGCGCTTCCGCCTGCCCTACCAGTCACACCTGCGCCCTGCCTGGATGATCCGGACGGGCTTATTCCTCTACGACCACCTGGCCAAACGCGAGCTGCTCAAGGGCTCGAACAGCATCCAGTTCAACGGCAACAGCCCGTTGGTCAGCGAGATCAAAAAGGGTTTCGAGTATTCCGACGGCTGGGTGGATGACGCAAGATTGGTGGTTCTCACCGCAAAGGGCGCCCAGGAGAAAGGCGCTGATGTGCGGACCCGCACCCGCTGCAGCCGTGCCGAGCGGGACGGCAAGCACTGGAACGTCACCCTTACCGATCAGCTTACCGGTGAGGAAACGCGGCTTCGCGCCAAGGCGATGGTCAATGCTACCGGCCCCTGGGTCAGTTCCCTTTTCAAGGACACGCTGAATATCCCGGCGCCAAAGCAGATCCGCATGGTCAAGGGCAGCCATATCGTGGTTCCGAAGATCCACAATGAACCAGAAGCCTATATCCTTCAGAACGCCGATGAGCGCATCATCTTCGTGATCCCTTACGAAGATGATTTCTCACTAGTCGGCACAACGGACGTCGATTACGAGGGCGACCCGAAGAAAGCGGTCATTTCCAAGGAGGAAACCGAATACCTGATCGGTATCGTCAACGATTACTTCAAGAACAAGCTGACGCCCAGTGATGTGGTCTGGTCCTATTCCGGCGTACGCCCACTGATGGATGATGAAGGCGGGGACGCCCAGAAAGCGTCGCGGGACTATTCGTTCGAAGTGGACGGCGGCAAGAATAACGCACCGCTGATTTCTGTTTTTGGCGGGAAGATCACGACCTATCGCAAGCTTGCAGAGGCCGCAACGGACCGTATCTGCGGGTTCTTTCCGGAAGCCGGCGATCGGTGGACACGGACGGCCGCCTTACCCGGAGGTAACTTCCTTAGCCAGGACGACTTGCTCAACGAATTCAAGATCGAGTTTCCCTGGCTCCCCTCCGGCCTTGCCCATCGCTACGTCAGGACCTACGGTACCCGTACACGAACGATGCTGGAGGGCTGCGAATCCATGGACGAGATGGGTAAGCACTTCGGCGCCAACCTCTATGCGCGGGAAATCGACTACCTGGCCGATCATGAATGGGCTCGGGATGCGGAAGATGTCGTATGGCGCCGCACCAAGCTTGGCCTTCGCCTGACGGCCGGGGAGCTGAGCGGGATCCAGGATTACCTGGACCACCGCTCTCAGGCCCCTGCGCACGAAGTCGCCCATTCCGCCTGA
- a CDS encoding DeoR/GlpR family transcriptional regulator: MAQKHRHDLIMELIQKNGFVTTEQLVDHFQVTPQTIRRDLNQLAKQSRVRRHHGGAGIDSSTVNTAYQTRKIMELEAKERIAESLVKMIPDGASLFINIGTTTETIARALLNHNNLRVVTNNLHVASILATREDFNIIVAGGEVRNRDGGIVGEATRDFINQFKMDFGIVGISGIHIDGSLLDFDYREVRVAQTIIANSQQVLLAADHTKFGRNAMVRLGSIIQADHFFTDQKPPHEIQQLLTESDVKLHVV; this comes from the coding sequence ATGGCACAAAAACACCGACACGACCTGATCATGGAGCTGATCCAGAAGAACGGCTTTGTCACCACCGAGCAACTGGTCGACCACTTCCAGGTAACGCCGCAGACCATCCGTCGGGACCTGAATCAACTGGCCAAGCAAAGCCGCGTCAGGCGTCATCATGGTGGTGCTGGCATCGATTCCAGTACGGTCAATACCGCCTACCAGACCCGCAAGATCATGGAACTGGAAGCCAAGGAGCGAATCGCAGAAAGCCTGGTGAAGATGATTCCCGATGGCGCGTCGCTATTCATCAACATAGGTACCACCACAGAAACCATCGCCCGCGCGCTACTCAACCACAACAATCTCCGCGTGGTGACCAATAACTTGCATGTCGCATCGATCCTGGCTACCCGGGAAGACTTCAATATTATTGTTGCGGGTGGAGAAGTCCGTAATCGCGATGGCGGTATCGTTGGCGAAGCCACCCGGGATTTCATCAACCAGTTCAAGATGGATTTCGGGATCGTCGGCATCAGTGGCATCCATATCGACGGCTCCCTACTCGATTTCGACTACCGCGAGGTGCGCGTGGCCCAGACGATCATCGCCAACTCCCAACAGGTCCTGCTCGCCGCCGATCACACCAAGTTTGGCCGCAACGCCATGGTGCGCCTCGGCAGCATCATCCAGGCAGATCACTTCTTCACCGACCAGAAGCCACCCCATGAAATCCAGCAATTGCTGACGGAAAGCGACGTCAAGCTCCACGTAGTTTGA
- a CDS encoding ABC transporter ATP-binding protein, with translation MAEIQLNSLAHSYSRHPAGSEDYAIRRMSHTWHKGGAYALLGPSGCGKSTMLNIISGLLEPSEGDVLFDNVKVNELSPKDRNIAQVFQFPVVYDSMTVYDNLAFPLKNADMPKAKIKAKVEEIAAILELEAVLHKKAKGLTADEKQKVSMGRGLVRDDVSAILFDEPLTVIDPQLKWRLRRKLKQIHEQFNITMVYVTHDQLEASTFADKIAVMYDGQIVQFGTPRELFESPNHTFVGFFIGSPGMNLIEVEPTEGGVRFDGIDVPLSEHLMEAIRADQSGNIKLGIRPEFVHLTGHAADDTYPCEVRDIEDLGTYKIVTLQLGGQTLKARVDEDQEVTSESVHVGFPRQWLKLYVDEFLVDERGAKEQAE, from the coding sequence ATGGCCGAGATCCAGTTGAATTCGCTTGCCCACAGCTACAGCCGCCACCCGGCCGGCTCTGAAGACTATGCCATTCGCCGTATGAGTCATACCTGGCACAAGGGCGGCGCCTACGCGCTTCTCGGCCCGTCCGGCTGCGGCAAGAGCACCATGCTCAATATCATCTCCGGGCTGCTGGAGCCGTCCGAAGGCGATGTGCTGTTCGATAACGTCAAGGTCAACGAGCTATCGCCGAAAGACCGTAACATCGCCCAGGTGTTCCAGTTCCCGGTGGTCTACGACTCTATGACGGTCTACGACAACCTGGCGTTTCCGCTCAAGAATGCGGATATGCCGAAGGCGAAGATCAAGGCCAAGGTTGAGGAGATCGCCGCTATCCTTGAGCTGGAAGCGGTGCTCCACAAGAAGGCGAAGGGGCTGACCGCGGACGAGAAGCAGAAAGTATCCATGGGCCGCGGTCTGGTGCGGGACGACGTGTCCGCCATCCTGTTCGACGAGCCGCTAACGGTGATCGATCCGCAGCTCAAATGGAGGCTGCGCCGCAAGCTCAAGCAGATCCATGAGCAATTCAATATCACCATGGTCTACGTCACCCACGATCAGCTCGAAGCGTCCACCTTCGCGGACAAGATCGCGGTGATGTACGACGGCCAGATCGTGCAGTTTGGTACGCCGCGGGAGCTGTTCGAGAGCCCCAACCACACCTTCGTCGGTTTCTTCATCGGCAGCCCCGGCATGAACCTCATCGAAGTCGAGCCCACTGAGGGCGGGGTGCGGTTCGACGGTATCGACGTACCGCTGAGCGAACACCTGATGGAGGCCATCCGGGCAGATCAGAGCGGCAACATCAAGCTGGGTATCCGCCCTGAGTTCGTTCACCTGACAGGCCACGCCGCCGACGATACCTATCCGTGTGAGGTACGCGACATCGAAGACCTGGGGACATACAAGATCGTCACCCTGCAACTGGGCGGACAAACCCTGAAGGCAAGGGTGGACGAGGACCAGGAGGTCACCAGCGAGTCTGTACATGTCGGTTTTCCGAGGCAATGGCTGAAGCTCTATGTCGATGAGTTCCTGGTCGACGAGCGTGGCGCAAAGGAGCAGGCAGAATGA
- a CDS encoding ABC transporter ATP-binding protein: MSLTLDNVSRVVDGVAHVADANITFEAGSFNVLLGRTLAGKTSLMRLMAGLDKPDQGRVLVDGRDVTEQTVQKRNISMIYQQFINYPNLTVWDNIASPLKLAKVSSDEINRRVRETAAMLRIEPLLKRYPLELSGGQQQRTAMARALVKDATLILFDEPLVNLDYKLREELRAELRELFKARNCVAVYATTEPNEALALGGVTTLLHEGRIIQSGPVMDVYRKPTNVVAAELFSEPPINFMPGRVTETDVTFDEYAHHPLTRELSQLQPDDYTFGIRPSHISLVPQNDDDLELAMTVELAEISGSETFMHVKNEHFELVLQLMGVHEYHTETPIKIYLPIGKLFVFDKAGELIHAPAHVRSVPANEE; the protein is encoded by the coding sequence ATGTCGCTCACTCTGGATAACGTCTCCCGTGTCGTGGATGGCGTGGCCCACGTTGCTGATGCAAACATCACCTTCGAGGCGGGCTCCTTCAATGTACTGCTGGGCCGGACGCTTGCCGGCAAGACATCGCTGATGCGCCTGATGGCGGGGTTGGACAAGCCCGACCAGGGGCGTGTGCTGGTAGATGGTCGAGACGTCACCGAGCAAACGGTACAGAAACGCAATATCTCGATGATCTACCAACAGTTCATCAACTATCCCAATCTCACCGTCTGGGACAACATCGCGTCACCCCTGAAACTCGCCAAGGTGTCGTCCGACGAGATCAATCGCAGGGTACGTGAGACAGCCGCGATGCTGCGCATCGAGCCGTTGCTCAAACGCTATCCGCTGGAGCTGTCCGGTGGTCAGCAGCAGCGCACCGCCATGGCCCGGGCGCTGGTGAAGGACGCCACGCTGATCCTGTTCGACGAGCCGCTGGTTAATCTAGACTACAAGTTGCGCGAAGAGTTGCGGGCGGAACTGCGGGAACTCTTCAAGGCACGAAATTGTGTGGCCGTTTACGCGACCACCGAACCCAACGAAGCCCTGGCCTTGGGCGGCGTTACCACGCTGCTGCACGAAGGGCGGATCATCCAGAGCGGGCCGGTAATGGATGTTTACCGTAAGCCCACCAACGTCGTGGCTGCAGAGCTGTTTAGCGAACCGCCGATCAACTTCATGCCTGGTCGCGTTACCGAAACCGACGTGACCTTCGATGAGTACGCCCACCATCCGCTCACCCGTGAACTGAGCCAGTTGCAGCCGGACGACTATACCTTCGGCATCCGCCCCAGCCACATCAGCCTTGTACCGCAGAACGATGACGACCTGGAACTGGCAATGACGGTGGAGTTGGCGGAAATCAGCGGCTCGGAAACCTTCATGCACGTCAAGAACGAGCATTTCGAACTCGTGCTGCAGTTAATGGGCGTGCATGAGTACCACACGGAGACGCCGATCAAGATCTACCTGCCCATCGGCAAGCTGTTCGTCTTCGACAAGGCTGGCGAGTTGATCCATGCGCCGGCTCATGTCCGTTCCGTCCCTGCCAACGAGGAGTAA
- a CDS encoding sigma-54-dependent Fis family transcriptional regulator gives MKQQTTSDEFAEVIAASWARCQAFGLTHASRPEYTHLDRPHRVLLREQHQVLLETTECEVLPYYENILANSRSLIMLSDARGCILNHWGDRRFIEPGREGLFQDGTSWQEQVNGTNAIGTAIACGQAIQVQRNEHFLTANRFMVGCAAPILDVEQNLVGVLNVSSDAYLPQAHTLGMVKLMSISVENRLMARTYGADCYLLTLNTNPDNLDSQWSGMVAIDPGGEVVAANRRAGQLLGTGLLHNPITELLDTGLDTLLGQAEGGHGKTAAFQLITRTRRRLFGCLKKPAQMAHTPVAKTDTAPSVRVDQPLSFADIEFGDLQVRRCISQASRVANKDIPILIHGETGVGKEVFVKALHQASERSAHPVVAVNCAAIPSELVESELFGYEKGAFTGASIQGASGLIRKAHQGMLFLDEIGEMPAHAQARLLRVLQEREVTPLGSTQAYPVDIRLVSATNQPLRDKVENGEFRRDLYYRISGLNIELPPLRERSDRRALVRKVHSLYREPGQPAELQEAILDIFEQHPWPGNIRQLINVMQVALAIADRDVVETWHLPDDFMRDLTALNHDKARHDSAPQPAFSPRSFGTSPNPLETLLEVYNQHQGNISRTARHFGFSRNTVYKRLRELGVR, from the coding sequence GTGAAACAACAAACCACAAGTGACGAGTTCGCGGAGGTGATCGCGGCCTCCTGGGCCCGCTGCCAGGCATTCGGCCTGACCCATGCCAGCCGACCCGAATACACTCACCTTGACCGCCCCCACAGGGTCTTGCTGCGGGAACAGCATCAGGTGCTGCTGGAGACCACCGAGTGCGAAGTCCTGCCCTATTACGAAAACATCCTCGCCAACAGCCGCTCACTGATCATGCTTTCGGATGCCCGGGGCTGCATCCTTAACCACTGGGGCGACCGCCGTTTTATCGAACCGGGGCGGGAGGGCCTGTTCCAGGACGGCACCAGTTGGCAGGAACAGGTCAACGGCACCAACGCCATCGGCACAGCAATCGCCTGCGGGCAGGCCATACAGGTGCAACGCAATGAACATTTCCTGACGGCCAACCGCTTTATGGTCGGCTGTGCCGCCCCTATCCTGGATGTCGAACAAAACCTGGTGGGCGTGCTCAACGTCTCCAGCGATGCCTACCTGCCCCAGGCCCATACCCTGGGCATGGTGAAGCTGATGTCGATATCCGTGGAGAATCGCCTGATGGCGAGGACCTATGGTGCCGACTGCTACCTGCTGACACTGAACACCAACCCGGACAACCTGGACAGCCAGTGGTCGGGCATGGTTGCCATCGATCCCGGCGGCGAAGTGGTGGCGGCAAATCGCCGCGCTGGTCAATTGCTGGGTACAGGCCTGCTGCACAACCCCATCACGGAATTGCTGGACACAGGGTTGGACACGTTGTTAGGCCAAGCAGAGGGGGGCCATGGCAAGACGGCCGCCTTTCAACTCATTACCCGCACGCGCCGCCGGCTGTTTGGCTGCCTGAAGAAGCCCGCCCAGATGGCACATACTCCAGTGGCGAAAACCGATACTGCCCCGAGCGTTCGCGTGGATCAGCCGCTCAGCTTTGCGGATATCGAATTCGGGGATCTCCAGGTCAGGCGCTGTATCAGCCAGGCGTCGAGGGTAGCGAACAAGGACATCCCGATCCTGATTCACGGTGAAACCGGCGTGGGTAAGGAAGTTTTCGTCAAGGCGTTGCATCAGGCCAGTGAGCGGAGCGCCCATCCTGTAGTGGCAGTCAATTGCGCTGCCATTCCGTCGGAACTGGTTGAGTCGGAGCTTTTCGGTTATGAAAAAGGCGCGTTTACCGGCGCCAGTATCCAAGGAGCGTCAGGGCTCATCCGCAAGGCCCACCAAGGGATGCTCTTCCTGGACGAAATTGGCGAGATGCCAGCCCATGCCCAGGCACGCCTGTTGCGCGTCCTGCAGGAACGTGAGGTCACGCCGCTGGGCTCGACGCAGGCTTATCCTGTGGATATCCGGCTGGTATCCGCCACCAACCAACCGCTGCGCGACAAAGTGGAAAATGGAGAATTTCGACGGGACCTCTACTACCGGATCAGCGGCCTCAACATTGAGCTGCCACCACTGCGTGAACGCAGCGACAGGCGAGCCCTCGTCCGCAAGGTCCATTCGCTCTATCGGGAGCCGGGCCAGCCGGCCGAATTGCAGGAAGCCATTCTCGATATCTTCGAACAGCACCCTTGGCCGGGAAATATCCGCCAGTTGATCAACGTCATGCAAGTGGCTCTCGCCATCGCGGATCGAGACGTTGTGGAAACCTGGCACTTACCGGACGACTTCATGCGGGATCTGACCGCGCTAAACCACGACAAAGCTCGTCATGACAGTGCACCGCAGCCGGCCTTTTCACCCCGTAGTTTCGGCACGAGCCCCAACCCGCTTGAAACCCTGCTGGAAGTCTATAACCAGCACCAGGGCAATATCTCACGCACCGCCCGGCACTTCGGCTTCAGCCGGAATACCGTCTACAAACGGCTGCGGGAGCTGGGCGTGCGCTAA